The Triticum dicoccoides isolate Atlit2015 ecotype Zavitan chromosome 6A, WEW_v2.0, whole genome shotgun sequence genome has a window encoding:
- the LOC119317134 gene encoding uncharacterized protein LOC119317134 isoform X6, translating into MGATSLNQRETMISKMHDMLLPVFSLFMFRLDAPRIHSIIKSWAVASIPGFFVCMCCAAMKHCLANNVLGISSRIQHVFPPEDASSMLFIADTAISGICVALALCIAVPRASKNHFFNYAFLRYTVIIIILNWFQSTQGGGQPALQYVACGVISFVAVHCLWNVEVKQGDNNQPMSEVWDWNMYGTKLKFHGWFINTANEDGDGGEDGDGGEDDASFASEHSDDEDLTEVSILRAVQVLAIRANFRISRMDAHDWYQNFVIYVALEGEVQEEGKDLVLAGPCGILQAYGAFCLEVFTEDLVFTEDDEGSSTDDEGSWSGHFRRGWDVTEPDEVEEFTQTIYGGLGRKLEITYLVIPEAVETYVEVRLNLKDFGSRSRSVYGSVKAIAIDYGSKSVNLFSFERGSSLSLPCGSTCILPLGPHMIALPDRSKYKLHIEVDLRVITTCDSQEEDKNLKFCLDCSRRIRSEESLELPRRIRTQKREFDGEQVEVKVIWVLEKFF; encoded by the exons ATGGGAGCAACAAGTCTGAATCAAAGG GAGACGATGATATCCAAAATGCATGATATGCTTTTGCCAGTGTTCTCTCTGTTCATGTTTCGTTTGGATGCTCCACGTATCCACA GCATCATCAAGTCATGGGCTGTGGCTTCAATCCCCGGATTTTTTGTTTGCATGTGCTGTGCTGCTATGAAGCATTGTTTAGCAAACAATGTTTTGGGAATTTCTTCCCGTATCCAG CACGTGTTCCCACCCGAAGATGCTTCCTCCATGCTTTTCATTGCTGACACTGCAATATCTG GTATATGTGTTGCACTTGCCCTCTGTATCGCTGTGCCAAGAGCTAGCAAGAACCATTTCTTTAATTACGCATTTTTGCGATACACTGTAATTATCATCATACTGAACTGGTTTCAATCCACACAG GGTGGGGGGCAGCCTGCTCTACAATACGTTGCTTGTGGCGTGATTAGTTTTGTTGCTGTTCACTGTTTGTGGAATGTAGAAGTAAAACAG GGTGACAACAATCAGCCGATGAGTGAAGTGTGGGATTGGAACATGTATGGAACCAAACTGAAGTTTCATGGATGGTTTATTAACACTGCCAATGAGGATGGTGACGGAGGTGAGGATGGTGACGGAGGTGAGGATGATGCTTCATTTGCCTCGGAGCATTCCGATGATGAAGATTTGACGGAGGTGTCAATTTTACGTGCGGTGCAAGTGTTGGCCATTCGTGCAAACTTTCGTATTAGCCGTATGGACGCCCATGACTGGTACCAAAATTTTGTCATCTATGTGGCACTCGAGGGGGAAGTACAAGAG GAAGGAAAGGATTTGGTACTCGCTGGACCATGTGGGATACTACAGGCTTACGGTGCCTTTTGCTTGGAGGTTTTCACAGAAGACCTGGTTTTCACAGAAGACGATGAGGGGTCTTCTACTGATGATGAGGGGTCTTGGAGCGGTCATTTCCGCCGAGGCTGGGATGTTACTGAGCCTGATGAAGTTGAGGAATTCACACAAACCATCTATGGAGGCCTTGGCCGCAAGTTGGAGATCACATACTTGGTGATTCCGGAAGCAGTTGAGACCTATGTTGAGGTCAGGTTGAACCTCAAAGACTTCGGTTCGAGAAGCCGCTCTGTGTATGGTAGCGTCAAGGCAATTGCCATTGACTATGGGAGCAAAAGCGTCAATCTCTTCAGTTTTGAACGAGGCAGTAGCTTGTCCCTGCCCTGTGGTTCCACGTGCATTCTTCCACTGGGACCACACATGATTGCATTGCCTGATCGTAGCAAGTACAAACTCCACATAGAGGTGGACCTAAGAGTAATCACAACCTGTGACAGCCAAGAAGAGGACAAGAATTTGAAATTCTGTCTAGACTGCAGCCGTAGAATTAGGAGTGAAGAAAGTCTAGAGTTACCCCGTAGAATTAGGACTCAAAAAAGAGAATTTGATGGTGAACAAGTTGAAGTGAAGGTCATCTGGGTCCTAGAAAAATTCTTCTAG
- the LOC119317134 gene encoding uncharacterized protein LOC119317134 isoform X1, with protein MVAPALHPVHGRIRSREHLSEADAEARDLQAHALPCSFLKSGRRSDRGGARARYARSGTPPPPSPPDAATVTVAAMSLSTISRVLACLSRPLGLSAQGPCLMRCYLTSTLGSRASSANGAGKVRDWRFLLANSQSRRLFSYQSKKNFLKEKEEVLKGDGSNKSESKGIIKSWAVASIPGFFVCMCCAAMKHCLANNVLGISSRIQHVFPPEDASSMLFIADTAISGICVALALCIAVPRASKNHFFNYAFLRYTVIIIILNWFQSTQGGGQPALQYVACGVISFVAVHCLWNVEVKQGDNNQPMSEVWDWNMYGTKLKFHGWFINTANEDGDGGEDGDGGEDDASFASEHSDDEDLTEVSILRAVQVLAIRANFRISRMDAHDWYQNFVIYVALEGEVQEEGKDLVLAGPCGILQAYGAFCLEVFTEDLVFTEDDEGSSTDDEGSWSGHFRRGWDVTEPDEVEEFTQTIYGGLGRKLEITYLVIPEAVETYVEVRLNLKDFGSRSRSVYGSVKAIAIDYGSKSVNLFSFERGSSLSLPCGSTCILPLGPHMIALPDRSKYKLHIEVDLRVITTCDSQEEDKNLKFCLDCSRRIRSEESLELPRRIRTQKREFDGEQVEVKVIWVLEKFF; from the exons ATGGTCGCCCCTGCTCTTCATCCCGTTCATGGTCGAATCCGGTCGCGGGAGCATCTGTCGGAGGCAGACGCGGAGGCGCGGGACTTGCAAGCCCATGCTCTTCCCTGCTCCTTCCTCAAATCCGGTCGCCGAAGTGACCGAGGAGGCGCTCGAGCTCGGTATGCTCGTTCGGGGACGCCGCCCCCTCCCTCTCCTCCTGATGCCGCTACCGTCACCGTCGCCGCAATGAGTCTCTCCACCATCTCCCGCGTGCTCGCTTGCTTGTCCCG TCCTCTAGGATTATCTGCTCAGGGTCCGTGTCTCATGCGTTGCTACCTGACGTCTACTCTTGGGAGCCGGGCTTCGTCGGCCAACGGGGCCGGCAAGGTCCGAGACTGGAGATTCCTGCTCGCCAACTCGCAGTCCCGGCGGCTGTTCTCTTACCAGTCGAAAAAGA ATTTCctgaaggagaaggaggaggtccTGAAAGGGGATGGGAGCAACAAGTCTGAATCAAAGG GCATCATCAAGTCATGGGCTGTGGCTTCAATCCCCGGATTTTTTGTTTGCATGTGCTGTGCTGCTATGAAGCATTGTTTAGCAAACAATGTTTTGGGAATTTCTTCCCGTATCCAG CACGTGTTCCCACCCGAAGATGCTTCCTCCATGCTTTTCATTGCTGACACTGCAATATCTG GTATATGTGTTGCACTTGCCCTCTGTATCGCTGTGCCAAGAGCTAGCAAGAACCATTTCTTTAATTACGCATTTTTGCGATACACTGTAATTATCATCATACTGAACTGGTTTCAATCCACACAG GGTGGGGGGCAGCCTGCTCTACAATACGTTGCTTGTGGCGTGATTAGTTTTGTTGCTGTTCACTGTTTGTGGAATGTAGAAGTAAAACAG GGTGACAACAATCAGCCGATGAGTGAAGTGTGGGATTGGAACATGTATGGAACCAAACTGAAGTTTCATGGATGGTTTATTAACACTGCCAATGAGGATGGTGACGGAGGTGAGGATGGTGACGGAGGTGAGGATGATGCTTCATTTGCCTCGGAGCATTCCGATGATGAAGATTTGACGGAGGTGTCAATTTTACGTGCGGTGCAAGTGTTGGCCATTCGTGCAAACTTTCGTATTAGCCGTATGGACGCCCATGACTGGTACCAAAATTTTGTCATCTATGTGGCACTCGAGGGGGAAGTACAAGAG GAAGGAAAGGATTTGGTACTCGCTGGACCATGTGGGATACTACAGGCTTACGGTGCCTTTTGCTTGGAGGTTTTCACAGAAGACCTGGTTTTCACAGAAGACGATGAGGGGTCTTCTACTGATGATGAGGGGTCTTGGAGCGGTCATTTCCGCCGAGGCTGGGATGTTACTGAGCCTGATGAAGTTGAGGAATTCACACAAACCATCTATGGAGGCCTTGGCCGCAAGTTGGAGATCACATACTTGGTGATTCCGGAAGCAGTTGAGACCTATGTTGAGGTCAGGTTGAACCTCAAAGACTTCGGTTCGAGAAGCCGCTCTGTGTATGGTAGCGTCAAGGCAATTGCCATTGACTATGGGAGCAAAAGCGTCAATCTCTTCAGTTTTGAACGAGGCAGTAGCTTGTCCCTGCCCTGTGGTTCCACGTGCATTCTTCCACTGGGACCACACATGATTGCATTGCCTGATCGTAGCAAGTACAAACTCCACATAGAGGTGGACCTAAGAGTAATCACAACCTGTGACAGCCAAGAAGAGGACAAGAATTTGAAATTCTGTCTAGACTGCAGCCGTAGAATTAGGAGTGAAGAAAGTCTAGAGTTACCCCGTAGAATTAGGACTCAAAAAAGAGAATTTGATGGTGAACAAGTTGAAGTGAAGGTCATCTGGGTCCTAGAAAAATTCTTCTAG
- the LOC119317134 gene encoding uncharacterized protein LOC119317134 isoform X3 produces MFLRLKRACTLEETMISKMHDMLLPVFSLFMFRLDAPRIHIGIIKSWAVASIPGFFVCMCCAAMKHCLANNVLGISSRIQHVFPPEDASSMLFIADTAISGICVALALCIAVPRASKNHFFNYAFLRYTVIIIILNWFQSTQGGGQPALQYVACGVISFVAVHCLWNVEVKQGDNNQPMSEVWDWNMYGTKLKFHGWFINTANEDGDGGEDGDGGEDDASFASEHSDDEDLTEVSILRAVQVLAIRANFRISRMDAHDWYQNFVIYVALEGEVQEEGKDLVLAGPCGILQAYGAFCLEVFTEDLVFTEDDEGSSTDDEGSWSGHFRRGWDVTEPDEVEEFTQTIYGGLGRKLEITYLVIPEAVETYVEVRLNLKDFGSRSRSVYGSVKAIAIDYGSKSVNLFSFERGSSLSLPCGSTCILPLGPHMIALPDRSKYKLHIEVDLRVITTCDSQEEDKNLKFCLDCSRRIRSEESLELPRRIRTQKREFDGEQVEVKVIWVLEKFF; encoded by the exons ATGTTCTTAAGACTGAAAAGGGCATGCACATTAGAG GAGACGATGATATCCAAAATGCATGATATGCTTTTGCCAGTGTTCTCTCTGTTCATGTTTCGTTTGGATGCTCCACGTATCCACA TAGGCATCATCAAGTCATGGGCTGTGGCTTCAATCCCCGGATTTTTTGTTTGCATGTGCTGTGCTGCTATGAAGCATTGTTTAGCAAACAATGTTTTGGGAATTTCTTCCCGTATCCAG CACGTGTTCCCACCCGAAGATGCTTCCTCCATGCTTTTCATTGCTGACACTGCAATATCTG GTATATGTGTTGCACTTGCCCTCTGTATCGCTGTGCCAAGAGCTAGCAAGAACCATTTCTTTAATTACGCATTTTTGCGATACACTGTAATTATCATCATACTGAACTGGTTTCAATCCACACAG GGTGGGGGGCAGCCTGCTCTACAATACGTTGCTTGTGGCGTGATTAGTTTTGTTGCTGTTCACTGTTTGTGGAATGTAGAAGTAAAACAG GGTGACAACAATCAGCCGATGAGTGAAGTGTGGGATTGGAACATGTATGGAACCAAACTGAAGTTTCATGGATGGTTTATTAACACTGCCAATGAGGATGGTGACGGAGGTGAGGATGGTGACGGAGGTGAGGATGATGCTTCATTTGCCTCGGAGCATTCCGATGATGAAGATTTGACGGAGGTGTCAATTTTACGTGCGGTGCAAGTGTTGGCCATTCGTGCAAACTTTCGTATTAGCCGTATGGACGCCCATGACTGGTACCAAAATTTTGTCATCTATGTGGCACTCGAGGGGGAAGTACAAGAG GAAGGAAAGGATTTGGTACTCGCTGGACCATGTGGGATACTACAGGCTTACGGTGCCTTTTGCTTGGAGGTTTTCACAGAAGACCTGGTTTTCACAGAAGACGATGAGGGGTCTTCTACTGATGATGAGGGGTCTTGGAGCGGTCATTTCCGCCGAGGCTGGGATGTTACTGAGCCTGATGAAGTTGAGGAATTCACACAAACCATCTATGGAGGCCTTGGCCGCAAGTTGGAGATCACATACTTGGTGATTCCGGAAGCAGTTGAGACCTATGTTGAGGTCAGGTTGAACCTCAAAGACTTCGGTTCGAGAAGCCGCTCTGTGTATGGTAGCGTCAAGGCAATTGCCATTGACTATGGGAGCAAAAGCGTCAATCTCTTCAGTTTTGAACGAGGCAGTAGCTTGTCCCTGCCCTGTGGTTCCACGTGCATTCTTCCACTGGGACCACACATGATTGCATTGCCTGATCGTAGCAAGTACAAACTCCACATAGAGGTGGACCTAAGAGTAATCACAACCTGTGACAGCCAAGAAGAGGACAAGAATTTGAAATTCTGTCTAGACTGCAGCCGTAGAATTAGGAGTGAAGAAAGTCTAGAGTTACCCCGTAGAATTAGGACTCAAAAAAGAGAATTTGATGGTGAACAAGTTGAAGTGAAGGTCATCTGGGTCCTAGAAAAATTCTTCTAG
- the LOC119317134 gene encoding uncharacterized protein LOC119317134 isoform X2, giving the protein MVAPALHPVHGRIRSREHLSEADAEARDLQAHALPCSFLKSGRRSDRGGARARYARSGTPPPPSPPDAATVTVAAMSLSTISRVLACLSRPLGLSAQGPCLMRCYLTSTLGSRASSANGAGKVRDWRFLLANSQSRRLFSYQSKKNFLKEKEEVLKGDGSNKSESKGIIKSWAVASIPGFFVCMCCAAMKHCLANNVLGISSRIQHVFPPEDASSMLFIADTAISGICVALALCIAVPRASKNHFFNYAFLRYTVIIIILNWFQSTQGGGQPALQYVACGVISFVAVHCLWNVEVKQPMSEVWDWNMYGTKLKFHGWFINTANEDGDGGEDGDGGEDDASFASEHSDDEDLTEVSILRAVQVLAIRANFRISRMDAHDWYQNFVIYVALEGEVQEEGKDLVLAGPCGILQAYGAFCLEVFTEDLVFTEDDEGSSTDDEGSWSGHFRRGWDVTEPDEVEEFTQTIYGGLGRKLEITYLVIPEAVETYVEVRLNLKDFGSRSRSVYGSVKAIAIDYGSKSVNLFSFERGSSLSLPCGSTCILPLGPHMIALPDRSKYKLHIEVDLRVITTCDSQEEDKNLKFCLDCSRRIRSEESLELPRRIRTQKREFDGEQVEVKVIWVLEKFF; this is encoded by the exons ATGGTCGCCCCTGCTCTTCATCCCGTTCATGGTCGAATCCGGTCGCGGGAGCATCTGTCGGAGGCAGACGCGGAGGCGCGGGACTTGCAAGCCCATGCTCTTCCCTGCTCCTTCCTCAAATCCGGTCGCCGAAGTGACCGAGGAGGCGCTCGAGCTCGGTATGCTCGTTCGGGGACGCCGCCCCCTCCCTCTCCTCCTGATGCCGCTACCGTCACCGTCGCCGCAATGAGTCTCTCCACCATCTCCCGCGTGCTCGCTTGCTTGTCCCG TCCTCTAGGATTATCTGCTCAGGGTCCGTGTCTCATGCGTTGCTACCTGACGTCTACTCTTGGGAGCCGGGCTTCGTCGGCCAACGGGGCCGGCAAGGTCCGAGACTGGAGATTCCTGCTCGCCAACTCGCAGTCCCGGCGGCTGTTCTCTTACCAGTCGAAAAAGA ATTTCctgaaggagaaggaggaggtccTGAAAGGGGATGGGAGCAACAAGTCTGAATCAAAGG GCATCATCAAGTCATGGGCTGTGGCTTCAATCCCCGGATTTTTTGTTTGCATGTGCTGTGCTGCTATGAAGCATTGTTTAGCAAACAATGTTTTGGGAATTTCTTCCCGTATCCAG CACGTGTTCCCACCCGAAGATGCTTCCTCCATGCTTTTCATTGCTGACACTGCAATATCTG GTATATGTGTTGCACTTGCCCTCTGTATCGCTGTGCCAAGAGCTAGCAAGAACCATTTCTTTAATTACGCATTTTTGCGATACACTGTAATTATCATCATACTGAACTGGTTTCAATCCACACAG GGTGGGGGGCAGCCTGCTCTACAATACGTTGCTTGTGGCGTGATTAGTTTTGTTGCTGTTCACTGTTTGTGGAATGTAGAAGTAAAACAG CCGATGAGTGAAGTGTGGGATTGGAACATGTATGGAACCAAACTGAAGTTTCATGGATGGTTTATTAACACTGCCAATGAGGATGGTGACGGAGGTGAGGATGGTGACGGAGGTGAGGATGATGCTTCATTTGCCTCGGAGCATTCCGATGATGAAGATTTGACGGAGGTGTCAATTTTACGTGCGGTGCAAGTGTTGGCCATTCGTGCAAACTTTCGTATTAGCCGTATGGACGCCCATGACTGGTACCAAAATTTTGTCATCTATGTGGCACTCGAGGGGGAAGTACAAGAG GAAGGAAAGGATTTGGTACTCGCTGGACCATGTGGGATACTACAGGCTTACGGTGCCTTTTGCTTGGAGGTTTTCACAGAAGACCTGGTTTTCACAGAAGACGATGAGGGGTCTTCTACTGATGATGAGGGGTCTTGGAGCGGTCATTTCCGCCGAGGCTGGGATGTTACTGAGCCTGATGAAGTTGAGGAATTCACACAAACCATCTATGGAGGCCTTGGCCGCAAGTTGGAGATCACATACTTGGTGATTCCGGAAGCAGTTGAGACCTATGTTGAGGTCAGGTTGAACCTCAAAGACTTCGGTTCGAGAAGCCGCTCTGTGTATGGTAGCGTCAAGGCAATTGCCATTGACTATGGGAGCAAAAGCGTCAATCTCTTCAGTTTTGAACGAGGCAGTAGCTTGTCCCTGCCCTGTGGTTCCACGTGCATTCTTCCACTGGGACCACACATGATTGCATTGCCTGATCGTAGCAAGTACAAACTCCACATAGAGGTGGACCTAAGAGTAATCACAACCTGTGACAGCCAAGAAGAGGACAAGAATTTGAAATTCTGTCTAGACTGCAGCCGTAGAATTAGGAGTGAAGAAAGTCTAGAGTTACCCCGTAGAATTAGGACTCAAAAAAGAGAATTTGATGGTGAACAAGTTGAAGTGAAGGTCATCTGGGTCCTAGAAAAATTCTTCTAG
- the LOC119317134 gene encoding uncharacterized protein LOC119317134 isoform X5: MGATSLNQRETMISKMHDMLLPVFSLFMFRLDAPRIHIGIIKSWAVASIPGFFVCMCCAAMKHCLANNVLGISSRIQHVFPPEDASSMLFIADTAISGICVALALCIAVPRASKNHFFNYAFLRYTVIIIILNWFQSTQGGGQPALQYVACGVISFVAVHCLWNVEVKQGDNNQPMSEVWDWNMYGTKLKFHGWFINTANEDGDGGEDGDGGEDDASFASEHSDDEDLTEVSILRAVQVLAIRANFRISRMDAHDWYQNFVIYVALEGEVQEEGKDLVLAGPCGILQAYGAFCLEVFTEDLVFTEDDEGSSTDDEGSWSGHFRRGWDVTEPDEVEEFTQTIYGGLGRKLEITYLVIPEAVETYVEVRLNLKDFGSRSRSVYGSVKAIAIDYGSKSVNLFSFERGSSLSLPCGSTCILPLGPHMIALPDRSKYKLHIEVDLRVITTCDSQEEDKNLKFCLDCSRRIRSEESLELPRRIRTQKREFDGEQVEVKVIWVLEKFF, encoded by the exons ATGGGAGCAACAAGTCTGAATCAAAGG GAGACGATGATATCCAAAATGCATGATATGCTTTTGCCAGTGTTCTCTCTGTTCATGTTTCGTTTGGATGCTCCACGTATCCACA TAGGCATCATCAAGTCATGGGCTGTGGCTTCAATCCCCGGATTTTTTGTTTGCATGTGCTGTGCTGCTATGAAGCATTGTTTAGCAAACAATGTTTTGGGAATTTCTTCCCGTATCCAG CACGTGTTCCCACCCGAAGATGCTTCCTCCATGCTTTTCATTGCTGACACTGCAATATCTG GTATATGTGTTGCACTTGCCCTCTGTATCGCTGTGCCAAGAGCTAGCAAGAACCATTTCTTTAATTACGCATTTTTGCGATACACTGTAATTATCATCATACTGAACTGGTTTCAATCCACACAG GGTGGGGGGCAGCCTGCTCTACAATACGTTGCTTGTGGCGTGATTAGTTTTGTTGCTGTTCACTGTTTGTGGAATGTAGAAGTAAAACAG GGTGACAACAATCAGCCGATGAGTGAAGTGTGGGATTGGAACATGTATGGAACCAAACTGAAGTTTCATGGATGGTTTATTAACACTGCCAATGAGGATGGTGACGGAGGTGAGGATGGTGACGGAGGTGAGGATGATGCTTCATTTGCCTCGGAGCATTCCGATGATGAAGATTTGACGGAGGTGTCAATTTTACGTGCGGTGCAAGTGTTGGCCATTCGTGCAAACTTTCGTATTAGCCGTATGGACGCCCATGACTGGTACCAAAATTTTGTCATCTATGTGGCACTCGAGGGGGAAGTACAAGAG GAAGGAAAGGATTTGGTACTCGCTGGACCATGTGGGATACTACAGGCTTACGGTGCCTTTTGCTTGGAGGTTTTCACAGAAGACCTGGTTTTCACAGAAGACGATGAGGGGTCTTCTACTGATGATGAGGGGTCTTGGAGCGGTCATTTCCGCCGAGGCTGGGATGTTACTGAGCCTGATGAAGTTGAGGAATTCACACAAACCATCTATGGAGGCCTTGGCCGCAAGTTGGAGATCACATACTTGGTGATTCCGGAAGCAGTTGAGACCTATGTTGAGGTCAGGTTGAACCTCAAAGACTTCGGTTCGAGAAGCCGCTCTGTGTATGGTAGCGTCAAGGCAATTGCCATTGACTATGGGAGCAAAAGCGTCAATCTCTTCAGTTTTGAACGAGGCAGTAGCTTGTCCCTGCCCTGTGGTTCCACGTGCATTCTTCCACTGGGACCACACATGATTGCATTGCCTGATCGTAGCAAGTACAAACTCCACATAGAGGTGGACCTAAGAGTAATCACAACCTGTGACAGCCAAGAAGAGGACAAGAATTTGAAATTCTGTCTAGACTGCAGCCGTAGAATTAGGAGTGAAGAAAGTCTAGAGTTACCCCGTAGAATTAGGACTCAAAAAAGAGAATTTGATGGTGAACAAGTTGAAGTGAAGGTCATCTGGGTCCTAGAAAAATTCTTCTAG
- the LOC119317134 gene encoding uncharacterized protein LOC119317134 isoform X4 has protein sequence MFLRLKRACTLEETMISKMHDMLLPVFSLFMFRLDAPRIHSIIKSWAVASIPGFFVCMCCAAMKHCLANNVLGISSRIQHVFPPEDASSMLFIADTAISGICVALALCIAVPRASKNHFFNYAFLRYTVIIIILNWFQSTQGGGQPALQYVACGVISFVAVHCLWNVEVKQGDNNQPMSEVWDWNMYGTKLKFHGWFINTANEDGDGGEDGDGGEDDASFASEHSDDEDLTEVSILRAVQVLAIRANFRISRMDAHDWYQNFVIYVALEGEVQEEGKDLVLAGPCGILQAYGAFCLEVFTEDLVFTEDDEGSSTDDEGSWSGHFRRGWDVTEPDEVEEFTQTIYGGLGRKLEITYLVIPEAVETYVEVRLNLKDFGSRSRSVYGSVKAIAIDYGSKSVNLFSFERGSSLSLPCGSTCILPLGPHMIALPDRSKYKLHIEVDLRVITTCDSQEEDKNLKFCLDCSRRIRSEESLELPRRIRTQKREFDGEQVEVKVIWVLEKFF, from the exons ATGTTCTTAAGACTGAAAAGGGCATGCACATTAGAG GAGACGATGATATCCAAAATGCATGATATGCTTTTGCCAGTGTTCTCTCTGTTCATGTTTCGTTTGGATGCTCCACGTATCCACA GCATCATCAAGTCATGGGCTGTGGCTTCAATCCCCGGATTTTTTGTTTGCATGTGCTGTGCTGCTATGAAGCATTGTTTAGCAAACAATGTTTTGGGAATTTCTTCCCGTATCCAG CACGTGTTCCCACCCGAAGATGCTTCCTCCATGCTTTTCATTGCTGACACTGCAATATCTG GTATATGTGTTGCACTTGCCCTCTGTATCGCTGTGCCAAGAGCTAGCAAGAACCATTTCTTTAATTACGCATTTTTGCGATACACTGTAATTATCATCATACTGAACTGGTTTCAATCCACACAG GGTGGGGGGCAGCCTGCTCTACAATACGTTGCTTGTGGCGTGATTAGTTTTGTTGCTGTTCACTGTTTGTGGAATGTAGAAGTAAAACAG GGTGACAACAATCAGCCGATGAGTGAAGTGTGGGATTGGAACATGTATGGAACCAAACTGAAGTTTCATGGATGGTTTATTAACACTGCCAATGAGGATGGTGACGGAGGTGAGGATGGTGACGGAGGTGAGGATGATGCTTCATTTGCCTCGGAGCATTCCGATGATGAAGATTTGACGGAGGTGTCAATTTTACGTGCGGTGCAAGTGTTGGCCATTCGTGCAAACTTTCGTATTAGCCGTATGGACGCCCATGACTGGTACCAAAATTTTGTCATCTATGTGGCACTCGAGGGGGAAGTACAAGAG GAAGGAAAGGATTTGGTACTCGCTGGACCATGTGGGATACTACAGGCTTACGGTGCCTTTTGCTTGGAGGTTTTCACAGAAGACCTGGTTTTCACAGAAGACGATGAGGGGTCTTCTACTGATGATGAGGGGTCTTGGAGCGGTCATTTCCGCCGAGGCTGGGATGTTACTGAGCCTGATGAAGTTGAGGAATTCACACAAACCATCTATGGAGGCCTTGGCCGCAAGTTGGAGATCACATACTTGGTGATTCCGGAAGCAGTTGAGACCTATGTTGAGGTCAGGTTGAACCTCAAAGACTTCGGTTCGAGAAGCCGCTCTGTGTATGGTAGCGTCAAGGCAATTGCCATTGACTATGGGAGCAAAAGCGTCAATCTCTTCAGTTTTGAACGAGGCAGTAGCTTGTCCCTGCCCTGTGGTTCCACGTGCATTCTTCCACTGGGACCACACATGATTGCATTGCCTGATCGTAGCAAGTACAAACTCCACATAGAGGTGGACCTAAGAGTAATCACAACCTGTGACAGCCAAGAAGAGGACAAGAATTTGAAATTCTGTCTAGACTGCAGCCGTAGAATTAGGAGTGAAGAAAGTCTAGAGTTACCCCGTAGAATTAGGACTCAAAAAAGAGAATTTGATGGTGAACAAGTTGAAGTGAAGGTCATCTGGGTCCTAGAAAAATTCTTCTAG